The window AACAAGATTGAGGAGTGATTATATATATGGGAGTATCAACGATTTATGACGTTGCCAAGGAGGCTAAGGTTTCTATGGCTACTGTATCTAGGGTTGTTAATAATAATCCTAATGTTAAAGAAGCGACAAGAGAGAGGGTAAAAGAAGTAATTAAAAGACTTAAATATACTCCGAATGCAGTTGCAAGAGGTTTGGCTAGTAAAAAAACTACAACTATTGGGATAATTTTACCAGATATTTCAGACTTGTCTTCTTCTGAAACGGTTAGTGGAATTGAATCAGTAGCCAATATGTATAAATATAATGTTATTTTAGCTAATTCTACTAGTAGCAAAGAAATAGAACGTGATATTTTAAATTCTTTTATGAGTAAGCAGGTTGATGGAATTTTATATGTGGGAGATTCTATGCCTGAAAGCACTAAGTCTTATTTAGAAGATTTGGACGTACATTTAGTTTTATCTGGGAATATAAGTACAGATAATAAATTTTATTCTGTGAATATTGATTATGAAAAGGCTAGTTATGATCTAACAAAAGAATTTTTAGAAAAAGGTCGTAAAAAAATTTCCTTGATAATTAGTTCCTACAATTCTCAAAAAGCTCAGCGTATTATTAGTGGTTATAAAAAAGCTCTTTCTGAATTTGCTATGGAGTTTGATTCTAGTCTAATTATTGAGGGTTATAAAACTTATAAAGA of the Gemella sp. zg-570 genome contains:
- a CDS encoding LacI family DNA-binding transcriptional regulator: MGVSTIYDVAKEAKVSMATVSRVVNNNPNVKEATRERVKEVIKRLKYTPNAVARGLASKKTTTIGIILPDISDLSSSETVSGIESVANMYKYNVILANSTSSKEIERDILNSFMSKQVDGILYVGDSMPESTKSYLEDLDVHLVLSGNISTDNKFYSVNIDYEKASYDLTKEFLEKGRKKISLIISSYNSQKAQRIISGYKKALSEFAMEFDSSLIIEGYKTYKDSEKQVFVRLKDLGAEVAITMFDEAALAILHQAQDFKVAVPKELEIVSFENTKLVDMTRPKISTVFCPIFDIGAVSMRILTKIIDIEKAKKKDKEFDEGDLEEIKANNNQLFLPHRIIHRQTTK